cctggccaggtccctctggacggcagCGCGACCATCCGAGCAGGACTCTTCCaagcagagcccagggctgggagcccacCCTCGGTGTCTGAGCTCCACTGTCTCATGGCCATTGCAGCCGTGAGGCTGCCTTTGACCTCCACATCCCCAAcgagcccctccttgttggtgaagACGAGCTTCAGTGGAGCCCCTCTCCTCCTTGGCTCCTCCGTCACTTGGAGGAGGACGTTGTCATcggtcataaaatcatagaatcataggattgtccaggttggaagggacttttcagatcatcttgagtctaaccatcaacccaatgctgacaaaaaccatcaccaaaccgtattgctaagcactacgtctgcccgtcttttaaatacccccagggatggtgattccaccgcttccctgggcactTTGGAGCCTCCCGGGCTGCTTGCGTCCTGCTGCGTTGTCCCTTGGGAGGCACCTCTGCAGTCCCACTCGGGGACCAGGTTCCTGTGAACATGGGGCTGCTCCTccccggctgccgcggggctcacccgctccttctccctcctcattcccttttcttccctttctgcaggAATGGGTGGGCACCCAGGGGAGTTGGGCACCGGCGTCCCGGCCACCCCaggccgggacaccccccccctcctgACCACCCCCTCGTTCCTCTCTCCGCAGCTTGGTGAGGGGCTGGGTGCCAAAGAGACCCCTCAGCAGCGGTACCAGCGGCTGCAGCACGAGGTGCAGGAGCTGGTTCGGGAGGTGGAGCagatccaggtgagcatcaccCCTGCCTGGGGGGGCTGTCCCAGGGGGGCGACggtcctggggcggggggggggggtgtgggggtgtgtgtgacacGGCCACCTTTCCCGCAGAGCACGGtgaaggaggcggcggcggaggaagAGCTGACGCCCATGGCCTTGGCCAGGCAGGTGGAGGGCCTGAAGCAGCAGTTGGTCTCCAGCCACCTGGAGAAGCTGCTGGGCCCCACCGCAGCCATAGATTTTGCCGACCCCGACGGAGCCTTGGCCAAGTGAGTGGCCCCCCCGGGGGAGCtcaggggcaggggggtggggggggggttgccaGCGTCCCCCTGCCCACCGTTGTCCCCCTGCCCAGGcgcctgctgcagcagctggaggtggcCAAGTGCAGCAAAGCGACGCCGGGGAAGAGCCCGGCCAAAGCCCCGGCGCCCACCGGAGACGCCGTCACCTTCGAGCTCTACTGGAGGCCGGAGCAGGACCAGTTTGCCCAAACGGCCAAGGTGGGcgtggggaaaagggggggggcgaGACCACAAATGACCCCAAAATGGGGTGTCCTGCCATCTCacccctccttttcccttccccgccccccccactcCCAAGATCGCGGAGCTGGAGAAGCGGCTGGCGCAGCTGGAAGCGACGGTGCGGTGCGAGCCTGACAGCCAGGTGAGGGGCCGGGGGTGCCGTCCTGCCCCACGTCCTGCCCCACATCTTGCCCCCCGACTGACGCCCATTTCCTTCCCCACAGAACCCGCTGCTGGTGGGGCTGAAGGGCACCAGCCTGGTGGTGAgtcgggcaggggctggggggcttgAAGGGTCCCTTTCCCTCCACCCTGTGCCCAGAGCACttggtgggggggacggggacacagtCCTGGGGTGCTGCCGTGTCCCCCCTCACCCCGTTCTCCGTCCCCAGGAGACCGTCCAGGTCCTGCAGGCCAAGGTCAACATCCTGGACGTGGCCGTGCTGGACCAGGTGGAAGCCCGGCTGCaggtgagggggtggggggggcagagTTTGGGAGCCCCCGGATGGCAACTGGCTCTAAGGGGGTGAAACTGGGGGTGGGCGCCACTGGATTTGGGGGCTCACGTCCgtttccccccaccctcaccccccccttccccagagcGTCCTGGGGAAGGTGAATGAAATTGCCAAGCACAAGGCGACCGTGCAAGACGCCGACACCCAGAGCAAGGTAAGAGCCGGTGGAGgggagacacacacacccccccgccttAAAAGCCACCCCCTcggcctggcgggggggggggggggggggggggtacctggagctccctgcccccccccccccatcacttcTTGTCCCTCTCCGTCCCCCAGATCCACCAGATCTACGAGACGATGCAGCGCTGGGACCCCGTGGCCAGCACCCTGCCCGACGTGGTGCAGAGGCTGGTGACCCTCAGGGACCTGCACGAGCAAGGTGAGGCAGGGGGGAGGGGATGTTGGGGACAGGGGCATGGTGTCATCGGCAGCATCTCGggatgggggagggtgggggggtggctgcTCCGTGTGTGTCtgcgttccccccccccccagcactttctcctccctcccagccaccCAGTTCGGGCAGGTCCTGGTGCACTTGGACACCACGCAGCAGGAGATCGCTGGTGCCCTCAAGGACAACACCGTGCTGCTGGCGGAGGTGGGTCCCACCGGCACCCgctggggtggggcgggggggggggtccccgtcctctgtgtgtgtgtgtccccccccctcaactcaccccctccccgcccccccctcccaggTCCAGAAGACGATGAAGGAAAACCTGGCCATCGTAGAGGACAACTTCGCAGAGATAGATGCCCGCATCAAGCGGCTGCAGAAGTGAGAACGCCCTggagacacccccccgccccgacccccccccccgccccatgccaGGCatcccggacccccccccccgggccctgcGACCCCCTGGGAAccactccctcccacccccccccccccgcaggtaCCAGCCTCTGCTTGTATATACCCCCTGCACAGTGCGGGGGCTGgagggccccccccccacccctccatgcgctccttgctgggggggggggatgtctctgtacggccccccccctccccccgattTACCCCAATAAATGGCTCAGCTCAAAGCGCATCCGTGTCGGCATCTCcttggggtgagggggggtgagggggctCGCTGCCTGCGCAGGTGATAAAATAGTTCCTGCTTCTccttggggtggggggtccctggtggggggggacaccccccacccctgccagccCTTCCCGGGGGTCCCCAGGCTGccggccccccccgcgcccccaaaaaaaagccccagcccgGGAGAGCCGTGTCGTCCCTGCTGCCGGCCACGCGATGGCAGCACTGGCCCACGGCCACGCGGGGccagggcttggggacagggacaggggaccCCTACGTCCTGCAGGGCTCGGACAGGGGGGACCCCGGTGTCCTGCGGCTCCGCTcccaccccggggacccccccccccacaaacaccccagggtgtccccagcatGTCCCCTGCGTGGCGGGAGGGGCTGTCACTGTCCCCGTCACAGGGGGGAAGGTGACACTGAGGGTCCCCCCCAGTGGCCCGCAGCTCGTCACCGAGCCAGCACCAAGGAGCGATGGCAGCACAGCCGCccccctgctgtccccaagggtcccctccgtgtgtgtgtcccccccgccccggggaaggCGAAGGCAGCGGCTGCACATCCAAACCCAGAGTGTTTTA
The window above is part of the Rissa tridactyla isolate bRisTri1 chromosome 24, bRisTri1.patW.cur.20221130, whole genome shotgun sequence genome. Proteins encoded here:
- the DCTN2 gene encoding dynactin subunit 2 encodes the protein MADPKYADLPGIARNEPDVYETSDLPEDDQAEFEAEELTSTSVEHLIINPNAAYEKFRDKRLGTEGVDFSDRINKTRTTGYESGEYEILGEGLGAKETPQQRYQRLQHEVQELVREVEQIQSTVKEAAAEEELTPMALARQVEGLKQQLVSSHLEKLLGPTAAIDFADPDGALAKRLLQQLEVAKCSKATPGKSPAKAPAPTGDAVTFELYWRPEQDQFAQTAKIAELEKRLAQLEATVRCEPDSQNPLLVGLKGTSLVETVQVLQAKVNILDVAVLDQVEARLQSVLGKVNEIAKHKATVQDADTQSKIHQIYETMQRWDPVASTLPDVVQRLVTLRDLHEQATQFGQVLVHLDTTQQEIAGALKDNTVLLAEVQKTMKENLAIVEDNFAEIDARIKRLQK